ACCCATAACATCTGCACATACCACCACAAATTCAAGAGAGTAGCCAAGAAATTTGCATCCCATCCCCAGATGCAGCTGGAGAGCAAAGCCAACAGGGCGGCCACCCATTGATCAAGTGTTTGACTGTGAAGCTTCAGCTAAGCTGAGGGAGACTCCAAAGCTAGAAGTTTGAGCAGAAAGATGTGTGTACATGGGAATGTGCCCAAACCAAAAGAGATACAAGTTGTGGAGCACCAGCAAACAAATCATGATCAGTGCTATAAATGTTGACTATAAAGAAGAGATTTACTCTTTCAAGATCAAGGAACCAGCTGTGAAAACCACAACCAAGAAGCAAACAGCAACTCTCTTCTTATCCGGCTCAGACAATGACAATAGTACCAACTGGGAGAGCCTTTCCTCTGATGATGAAACCAACAATAGAAAcctggaaaacaataaaaaaaattaagaagagaCATTCTTGAAAATCGAGAGCACATTcctgaaaaccaagaaaatcaTCAAGAGAACCATGATGAGGAACCCAATTTGAGGAGGTCCCAAAGGACAAAAAGTGCCAATGTTGCAAGGTCAAGACAGATTTCCAGCATTTGCCAAGAGATCCATTGACTGTCGCAGCAGCACTCAGTTGTCCCGACAAAGACAAGTGGGAAGTTGCCATGCTGCAAGAAATGGAAAGATTAGAAAGCATGGGCACATGGAAAATAGTACCAAAACCAACAGAACACAAAGTGACTGACTGCATGTGGGTATTCAGAAGAAAATACACCAAGCTCAGTGAGGTAATGATTCACAAAGCAAGACTAATGGCCAGGGCATTCTGCCTAACACCTGTTATGGACTATCTCGAGGCTTATGCCTCTTTAGTGAGAAAATCAAGCATTAAACTGCTATTGGCTTTAGCTGCCGAAAATTCATGGTCTGTTGAACAGCTTGGTTTAAATTCAGCCTACCTCAACAGTGGACTCAAGGAAATCATATTTATGGAACATCCAAAGAGATGTGAAGTtgcaaacagaaaacattttgtttgtgaAGTGGAGAAAAGTATCTAAGGCTTGCTTCAAAGCAGTAGAAATTGGAATGAAGAACTGAACAAGAAGCTCACAAAAATGGGCATGATTAGATCTGAGTTTGACCGATGCATCTGctataatgaaggaaaaaacaattaTTGGAGTATGTCATAAAAGATCTAGGATAGGCATCAAATATTCTTTCCATAAAATACATCAGAGAAGATCCATCAACAATTCTGATTCACCAAAGAGACTACATTCAAGAAGTGCCACAAATCAAAATCTTGCTGAATCAAGAGAGTTGTCAACTCCACTAGCCCTAAATTTCAGACAAGAAgtcaaagaagataaaaaatacagTGCAGCAGAATACAGAGGTATCACTGGTAGCTTGTTACACCTAGTAAATTGCACTAGGCCTGAAATTGCTTTTGCCACCAAAGCACTGTGCCAGAAAAATCAAGAACGTCATAAACAAAATTTGAGGAATGCAAAACATAGCTAAGAAatctaaagaagaaaaagagttaaCCATTTGCTACCAGAAAACTCAAGGACACCTAACAGCATGGGTGGATGCAGAACATGCAAATGACCATgatggaggaaaataaaattcactacTGGATTTGTAATAATTCTAGCAGGCAGGACAATATCATGGAAAAGCCTGAAGCAGAGAATAACTACACCCTCAACAAATGAAGCAGAGTATGTAAAACTCTGTTGTGAAGCAACAATATTAGTTTATTTCAGAAAGCTGCTTTGGGAACTTGGATTCAGGAATTCTGTTGACAAACCAACAGAAATAATGTTGACAGTCAGGGTGCCATAGCCTTAGCAAATGACACTCATTGCCCTGAGAGATCAAAGCACCTGTCCTCAACCAGAAATGTATCCTGATAGTTTGTATAATTTATTGCATTGGATTAACAATAACTTTTAAGGGACCCTCCACATGCCCAGACTGTCTGGGAGACTAGTCTGTTGGCAGACAAaatctgtaaacaaacaaaagtctGTTGTCCTTACGGCTGTGTCTGGCCAGTCAAAGTCCAGATGGAGTGAGCACAGTACAACAATTGCAGAATGACTCATAGTGAGAACAGAAAGCGACTGGCACTCTGTCTTATTAGCTCTTGGGATCCACTTGAGAATGTTACTACATGTTATCCTTGATTCAGTCACTCAGCTCGATTCATATTggcattattttcataatataagtaatagtaatggtaactatcttttaccataaaaatggTTAGTAGAAAGTGTTGTCGGACTGATGAATCTGACTCTACCTTTGTTTACATTGTTAATTAGGTAgaaatgaaaactattcaaaAACCAACCCTGCAATCTCCACTATTGGTTTacatttttcaagtttatattaGCATTACCATTAACAGATCAATTAATTTTCTGGTAGacgaatagaataaaatatagaatttaggccaaaggccaagctctgggacctattaggtcattcagcgctgaaacttaAATTGAtggtaaaagggtttgaaaggtgtaacaggaggaaaacctcacagttgcactatgaaacaattgtttagagagggtagaaagtaagatggaagaacgagtaTGAACAGAgacacagtaaaaggagtgaaaggggttgcagctatgggcagAACGTATGCTgtaaaccttaagtaatgcctacagtgcaccgcataaggtgtactgatggcgctacccccctatgGGGTCTCTGGTAGGtgagtcatttgttttaatttaagcTTTATAGCACCAAGTAAGGATAAGGATGGTTCACTGCTCTTAATCCATATATGATTTGCTGTGAAAAAACTAAGCTTCATTGCATATTAAATGAGATGAAAAGTTTTAAGGCAAGAGTCCTTTGTCATACTTTCTGAGGCTGCTACAAGGTAGAGCACGACAATTGGAGAAAAGAACATCACAACACTGGTTGGGTCCAGAACAGGTCCAGGATTTTGCTAAACTTTGCCAGCCAgtgcaaggaaaataaataattcatgtcATACTGAACAGCAAAcagtattgtaaaaaaataacttgtaaaaaaTGGTCAGCATAGTGGAGCAGACACACCATGCAAGGCAAGATATCCTCCAAGATTCTCTTGATAAACCCTCACACATCCTTGGCCCTCCTATTAAGGCTGGAACACACTATTTGTGAAaccaaaaggaagagaaaatcgACAGGAGTGTGTGAGTGTACCCTCAAACGAGAACTTAGAACCAAGGTAGTAGAAAGCCTTTGTATATAAGCTATGGCACTGTCAAAGTTAAAGACCAGTGTTCAGTTTTGGAGCTGCTTGCTGTAGCTAGTTTCTCTTTAGTCCTGAAAACAATGAACACAAAAGGCCTGATATCAGTGTCAGATgtgtgagaaaaatataaaaagtatgccAGTCTATTTGGTGCATGTGCAGGCAATGAGAGAATCCAGTAGACTTTGGCCAATCCTTTCAAGTGGTAGTATCTCAACAGGAGCTATCTTTTTGTATTATTGTGTTGGAGTCTAGTTAAAATTTAGTTTACATTCCATTGGGTAATATAAGGATTTAAATTTTAGATAAGGGTTGTCAAGTTATGAAAAGTATTAGTGGAGTACTCGACTTATCACTATATATTCTTGCAGTTATTACAGTAACTATACTGGACCCGAATTATTAATGTAGTGTGACTACATCAGATTAAACCATGGCCCAGTACTTAATCAGGAAACGGAAGCAGTTCCTAGAGACAGCAAAATCTGTTTGCGAGAAGCCTTGCTAGTAACTAACCCAGTTGCCAAGTGAAGCAAAATGAAGTTCTAAAGGTTACATTTAATGATCCTATCACATACTGTTGAAGGGACATGACAATCTTAAAACATACCCAATAGACTTAATCTCCATTGATGCCCGACAAGGCTATGGATTGAAGGCCACTAACAACTTGCAACCTATTAGAAGATACCATGGTAGGCACAAGTGTTCAGGATCATGAAGTCAGAAAGGACACTCTAAATGCTACTACTTCATAATTTGCATCCAAAACTATGTTGTTAATATTGCCAAGATAAATTATTGTGCCACAATTAAGATGGCCTTaggtatacaattttttttttttttttgtattaaaaaggCCACTTCATACAGTAATTTATGCATAAATAGAATGCATCATACCCACTAGTGTTTGAGTAATTAGAATGCACCCCAATTGTATTTATCTGAAAGTTTTTTACAAGAGTTTTCAAAGCAGTATCAAGCCTGTCATACCTGTGGTCAAAATTTGAAAGTTATAAAATCTTCAAATGCAGCCAAGATTAATGTATTAGTACTTTATTTCTTCTGCCTCATTCATTTGAGCACACCAAACGTAAATAGTTTCCTTAaccaagatttaaaaataaaattgatgataATTAGTAaccaagatttaaaaataaaattgaaaataattagtaaacaCCACCACCTGCAGTAACATTTCCTACTTTACAGGCCTTGTCCAAAGGGTTTGTTCTTAAATGAAGCAGAATTTTACTGAGAGATCTTTACCACTCAGAACAAATTTTATAGTTCAAAGGGTAATAATATATCTTTATGTGAGTTTGGACTTTTAAACAAATTCCACATATACAAATTcagttacatatacataaggTTAAATCCAACTTTGAACAGTTTGGTAAtcttaatatacaaacatacactgcACAAGGGAAAGCAAGCTATTTTTACAGGTACATAAAGATTGCATTGTTGAAAAACTCCTTAAAAATTATCTTAAGTACTAAGCTATCCCTAGTGCTTTTGAGGagcaaataaacataaataacagaATCTATACATGTTCATAGGCCAATACAGGGTTTACCTTCCTTTCTTTTAAATGCAATCATTTACTAAATGcaaaacaagttgaaagattTCTCTTGCTACTATTCTCCAACAATCATTAAAATGTCTACATTTGACACTTCAGCAACTATAAAAAGTTATTACTGTATACTCAAATTAATATCACTACATATTCTATACAATACTGATTTTAGATTAAACTGCAGGAAGTGACATGAACTCTGTATTGTTaccaatatattaaaaataaaatatcttcagTCACACAGTGGCACATTGGACATATTTAGATCAAGATACTTTGATTCTATGCATACtaacatactgtacatttatcaCACAGCCCCTGCACTATGTATCACATTATCTAGACTTCAGCTATATAAAGATTTAGCAATTCAACCTTCTCATGTGCAAAGCACAATCTACATCACTGATATCTAAACTTAATTGTGTAGATATTTTGGCAATCTTCAAGATCTTCAGTATGACCACTTACCAAAACTAATGACTTTTAACAATCTGTAAAGTGACATTAGGACTCATACTATAAAAACTTATGCAGTCATATTTTGGCTGAACTTATAAGGACACCACACAGCAGCTTGTGCCATGGACCTAACATGAAACTTGAGTGTGATTTAAGGCTTAAATCACACTCAACTAGGAGTTTCAGTTTTGCCATTAgccttatttaaaataaaattgagctTACAAAATCCTTTAGCCATTGGTCCTGAAGGCACACTAGGCAAACCCGTATTATATTCATACTAAGATTCATAAAACCTTTCAATGGTCTCGCTGTACTTCAAAACAACTTGGGGCCTTTTTGTTTTCATAGTTGGtcctgaaaaatacaaaattttaagtttcaaaatcaaagaaaacagtattaagcttgaaatacaattttatgtTCTATTGctcaatttcaaaaatatttttaattacacatTTAGCAAATATTGAATAACATGAAGTCTTCTCtacagttaaatattttactgaaaaggATAAATAATTCAAAAACTAGAGAAATGTGTCGATAAAACTTGTATAGTAGGCAACTACTTTGAACTATTTTCTAGTCAGAACATTAAATGTTCACTGCTCGTTTCAAAAAGTTCTCTTAAATTTTGATTATAAGGTGATATCCATCAAAAATGTATAGACCTACATTCCATTATAGGGTTCCCATAGGGCTGACCCAAGAGCCTTCAAAGTTTGTTTTCCATGGCAGAGTTCCTTTGACAGCCAGTACCTAACCAGATTTTAAGTACTAGCACCAACATCATGACACTAACTATTGTACTTCTACAGTTCAGCAGCAACAAATTAACTTTAGAATTTCCCTACAGTATAGAATTCCAAGTCAGTTACTCATTTTGTGTAAATGTGAACTATCAAAGTGCAGTGTGCCTTAAGCATTCTTGCACCAAAGTGATCACAACTACGTCTTTCTTAAGGTTTGGGCACGTCACAGCTTCAAGTTAATGACAAATAGCAGGAAGTACTGTACTATGATAATACTGACACTGGTAATAATGTTCACATTAACCAAGTAGTTTCTGtatcattcacttttatgtaCTTGGAACCCAGCAAATTCTACTTTCTTACCTTTTAGAACTACCAggaaattttttccaaatattttccagctttatAAGTGAATTCCATATTAGGGGATGAGGTAACTGGAAAAACTTATCTACCTCATCAGCTGTAATCATAAAAGACTAGTTAAGACTGACTAGACAAATCAAACTTCATTTCTCAAATCAAAACAGACTTACCTAGTTCACCTCCTGGTATGGAGAAGTCTTTTGGCAAGATTGTCCATTTCTGTATCCTCTGGGCATTTGAAGGAGCTAGTTTATTTGCTCTGTCAATCCCATCCTGGATTGCCCGCATTATGTTCACATCTGGTCCAGCTAACACATCCTGAATGGTATTTGCTCGAGATCCTACACTGCGGCACCACTCTATAGCTGCTGGTGCTAAAGCATCTAAAGGTTCTCCTGAATCCATGTTCATGTTAGTCTGCAAAACCAGAAACCATATTAGatgcttaggatttttttttctctgtcaaaGCTTGAGATATTTAATAACTTAAGAGTACTGTGTAATATTCTtgcatcccattttttttttttttcttcatcccaACACATTATGACTACAAAGTCTGTATACCCATAAACATACAATCCTAATGAAAACACCAATAAAAGCAGCTTGTTACACTTGTGACACTGAAAATCACTTCAATGACGTACTAGGCATTAGCtaatttaattccaaaaatactAGCTAAACCATCATTACTAATATTAGTCTTCTGACATTACCTTTCACTTAAATTAAAACTGGGAACAGTCTACACCCTGTGTATAGTAAACCTTACTCTTCCCTGACTCATCTTCAACCAATCTGTAGCACACCCTACACTTCCCTTATACCAAAGGCTCATTCCATATGGGTCTCACCAATTCATCAGCCACATCacccaaaatatatgaataccAAAGTGTACAAAACCATTCAGCCTTTTTGGTACTTCAACAttccaaattctatattccatttaacATATACATTGAATTTCAGATGTTTGTTTGCAAAATTGTGTACATAAATGTCAGGCTCACTTTCTTAATACTTCCAGATATTTCAACATGCCCACCCATAATTAAACTGAACATAGTACTCATTGCATATACaattattcattcaaaactgTCTAAGTTTTACCATAACATAAAAGGAAACTAACCTTCATTGTGAGCAAAATAGACAAGAACTTCCTTTTGTCACCAATAAGCATACAATTGCTCAAGCAAGGAAGCTCTGACTTGAGAGTATCTTCTATAAGCACTGGTGCTACATTCTCTCCACCAGCAGTAATAATTAGTTCTTTCAGACGACCAGTAATGAACAAGAAATTGTCGCTGTCCAACTTTCCAATATCCCCCGAGTGCAACCAACCATCATCATCGATGGCTTCATGAGTTTTGTCTTCCATTTGCAAATAGCCCATTGAAACATGGCGACCACCCATGCATATTTCACCATTGCCATCTTTATCAGGATTATGCAACTTTGTGTAGAAGCCTGGAGGAGTGCGACCACAGCTGCCAACCTTAAATGCTTTTTCTAGGCCAATCGTGTGAGGACCAGAGGACTCAGACATGCCATAAATTTCAGTGAGTGTAATGTCAAGGCTGTGAAAATATCTCACAATGTCTGGTGAAATAGGAGCTGCTGCAGAGATAAACAGCCTGCACCTGTCAAATCCAAGAACAGTCTTGATCTTCTTGAAAACAACAGCATTAGCAATAGAGAAGCAGAAAGGTTTCCTGAAGTCCTGCCTTTGTTTACGTTCGTTTGCTTCCAGTCCAATCGACTTGGCCCAGGTAGCAATGGACCTTTTAACACCTGTGGTCTTTTTGCCAACTTCCATCATCTTTTCATAAATCTTCTCCCAAACTCGTGGAACACCCAAGAACACAGTTGGTCGCACTTCTTTCAGAGTGGCCCCTAAACTACCCTTTAGGGCATCTGGCTGCGCAAAATAGCAAGTACCACCAGCATACATGCAAGTATAAATGTCAGCCATTTGTGCAGCAACATGAGAGAGTGGCAAGAAACTGATCAATACTTCTTTTCCTGGATGAAAGTCAACGTTGATAGAATTAGCATGGGCAGTCCAAGTCAAATTGTCATGACTGAGCATAACACCTTTTGGGGGGCCAGTGGTACCCGATGTGTAAATCAAAGTACAGCACTGATTGACGGCAATACGGCAAAGCCTCTGGTCTAACTCTGTGTCAGGTTGTTGCCTTCCAATGGCCATAGCTTCAGCCCAGCTTATAACTCCCTCAACAGTTGGTTTCCCTGAATATTGAATTATTGTTTTCAAGTGAGGTAAGGATTCACGAATCTTAAGAACTTTATCCAACTGTTTTTGGTCCTCTACCACCCAGATTTGAGCTTCACAATTTACTGCACAATGCTCACAAGACTCTGCAGAATTTGTGGTATAAATGCCAGCTGCAAAAccgctgaaagaaaaaaaaaaaaacttagtaatCAAGGAAATTGTCTGACCATTTTTCATCTCATTCAGTGACAAGTATACTAAATCTTCACCTAGAAACAAATACCTGTACTTAACCATTTTTCATCTCATTCAATGTCAAATATAAATCTTCACCTAGAAACAAATACCTGTACTTACCCAGCAAAGATGGCTGCAAGATCAGAAATGAACCATTCAGGAGAGTTGAAACCCAGTATGCACACTCCATGAAATCTCTCTAGACCAAGCTTAATAAAAGCCTTTGCCATGGTACGAACTtgatcataatattctttgtaggTTGTCCCTTTCCAGACGCCATCTCTCTTAACACACATCGCATTTGTGTGTGGGTATCTGcaagaaattaatattacttAACACACA
This Macrobrachium rosenbergii isolate ZJJX-2024 chromosome 42, ASM4041242v1, whole genome shotgun sequence DNA region includes the following protein-coding sequences:
- the LOC136827946 gene encoding long-chain-fatty-acid--CoA ligase ACSBG2-like isoform X6; translation: MGLRSETEVKGEIEQESLKSSVPSSSSFSEPRPDTPETTSAHSHSPECSPSAPSSQHFADSRPRTEMFKSPSKQAEYLNGPDQLIPSDAIKTWEPIGAVKLKIGDQGVSAHTPISVPTLLKKAADKYPHTNAMCVKRDGVWKGTTYKEYYDQVRTMAKAFIKLGLERFHGVCILGFNSPEWFISDLAAIFAGGFAAGIYTTNSAESCEHCAVNCEAQIWVVEDQKQLDKVLKIRESLPHLKTIIQYSGKPTVEGVISWAEAMAIGRQQPDTELDQRLCRIAVNQCCTLIYTSGTTGPPKGVMLSHDNLTWTAHANSINVDFHPGKEVLISFLPLSHVAAQMADIYTCMYAGGTCYFAQPDALKGSLGATLKEVRPTVFLGVPRVWEKIYEKMMEVGKKTTGVKRSIATWAKSIGLEANERKQRQDFRKPFCFSIANAVVFKKIKTVLGFDRCRLFISAAAPISPDIVRYFHSLDITLTEIYGMSESSGPHTIGLEKAFKVGSCGRTPPGFYTKLHNPDKDGNGEICMGGRHVSMGYLQMEDKTHEAIDDDGWLHSGDIGKLDSDNFLFITGRLKELIITAGGENVAPVLIEDTLKSELPCLSNCMLIGDKRKFLSILLTMKTNMNMDSGEPLDALAPAAIEWCRSVGSRANTIQDVLAGPDVNIMRAIQDGIDRANKLAPSNAQRIQKWTILPKDFSIPGGELGPTMKTKRPQVVLKYSETIERFYES
- the LOC136827946 gene encoding long-chain-fatty-acid--CoA ligase ACSBG2-like isoform X1, which encodes MGWERNGRWDLLLSIQVCEYSSLGSRRNLVHFSQPRSTWSLQESLNIDSHKPPAHKSDVESCRHNSISLGVINSSKPWQLKSEVSSEMAPDPRGQEDSGTVGSIIAGHRISLNVHYDNDSQPVDKMGEGVTPLEERVASTGALSCESPLQLSSPEPVLSQSEPETEKVTHIDQVAVDDKGEIEQESLKSSVPSSSSFSEPRPDTPETTSAHSHSPECSPSAPSSQHFADSRPRTEMFKSPSKQAEYLNGPDQLIPSDAIKTWEPIGAVKLKIGDQGVSAHTPISVPTLLKKAADKYPHTNAMCVKRDGVWKGTTYKEYYDQVRTMAKAFIKLGLERFHGVCILGFNSPEWFISDLAAIFAGGFAAGIYTTNSAESCEHCAVNCEAQIWVVEDQKQLDKVLKIRESLPHLKTIIQYSGKPTVEGVISWAEAMAIGRQQPDTELDQRLCRIAVNQCCTLIYTSGTTGPPKGVMLSHDNLTWTAHANSINVDFHPGKEVLISFLPLSHVAAQMADIYTCMYAGGTCYFAQPDALKGSLGATLKEVRPTVFLGVPRVWEKIYEKMMEVGKKTTGVKRSIATWAKSIGLEANERKQRQDFRKPFCFSIANAVVFKKIKTVLGFDRCRLFISAAAPISPDIVRYFHSLDITLTEIYGMSESSGPHTIGLEKAFKVGSCGRTPPGFYTKLHNPDKDGNGEICMGGRHVSMGYLQMEDKTHEAIDDDGWLHSGDIGKLDSDNFLFITGRLKELIITAGGENVAPVLIEDTLKSELPCLSNCMLIGDKRKFLSILLTMKTNMNMDSGEPLDALAPAAIEWCRSVGSRANTIQDVLAGPDVNIMRAIQDGIDRANKLAPSNAQRIQKWTILPKDFSIPGGELGPTMKTKRPQVVLKYSETIERFYES
- the LOC136827946 gene encoding long-chain-fatty-acid--CoA ligase ACSBG2-like isoform X2, whose translation is MGWERNGRWDLLLSIQVCEYSSLGSRRNLVHFSQPRSTWSLQESLNIDSHKPPAHKSDVESCRHNSISLGVINSSKPWQLKSEVSSEMAPDPRGQEDSGTVGSIIAGHRISLNVHYDNDSQPDKMGEGVTPLEERVASTGALSCESPLQLSSPEPVLSQSEPETEKVTHIDQVAVDDKGEIEQESLKSSVPSSSSFSEPRPDTPETTSAHSHSPECSPSAPSSQHFADSRPRTEMFKSPSKQAEYLNGPDQLIPSDAIKTWEPIGAVKLKIGDQGVSAHTPISVPTLLKKAADKYPHTNAMCVKRDGVWKGTTYKEYYDQVRTMAKAFIKLGLERFHGVCILGFNSPEWFISDLAAIFAGGFAAGIYTTNSAESCEHCAVNCEAQIWVVEDQKQLDKVLKIRESLPHLKTIIQYSGKPTVEGVISWAEAMAIGRQQPDTELDQRLCRIAVNQCCTLIYTSGTTGPPKGVMLSHDNLTWTAHANSINVDFHPGKEVLISFLPLSHVAAQMADIYTCMYAGGTCYFAQPDALKGSLGATLKEVRPTVFLGVPRVWEKIYEKMMEVGKKTTGVKRSIATWAKSIGLEANERKQRQDFRKPFCFSIANAVVFKKIKTVLGFDRCRLFISAAAPISPDIVRYFHSLDITLTEIYGMSESSGPHTIGLEKAFKVGSCGRTPPGFYTKLHNPDKDGNGEICMGGRHVSMGYLQMEDKTHEAIDDDGWLHSGDIGKLDSDNFLFITGRLKELIITAGGENVAPVLIEDTLKSELPCLSNCMLIGDKRKFLSILLTMKTNMNMDSGEPLDALAPAAIEWCRSVGSRANTIQDVLAGPDVNIMRAIQDGIDRANKLAPSNAQRIQKWTILPKDFSIPGGELGPTMKTKRPQVVLKYSETIERFYES
- the LOC136827946 gene encoding long-chain-fatty-acid--CoA ligase ACSBG2-like isoform X5 yields the protein MAPDPRGQEDSGTVGSIIAGHRISLNVHYDNDSQPDKMGEGVTPLEERVASTGALSCESPLQLSSPEPVLSQSEPETEKVTHIDQVAVDDKGEIEQESLKSSVPSSSSFSEPRPDTPETTSAHSHSPECSPSAPSSQHFADSRPRTEMFKSPSKQAEYLNGPDQLIPSDAIKTWEPIGAVKLKIGDQGVSAHTPISVPTLLKKAADKYPHTNAMCVKRDGVWKGTTYKEYYDQVRTMAKAFIKLGLERFHGVCILGFNSPEWFISDLAAIFAGGFAAGIYTTNSAESCEHCAVNCEAQIWVVEDQKQLDKVLKIRESLPHLKTIIQYSGKPTVEGVISWAEAMAIGRQQPDTELDQRLCRIAVNQCCTLIYTSGTTGPPKGVMLSHDNLTWTAHANSINVDFHPGKEVLISFLPLSHVAAQMADIYTCMYAGGTCYFAQPDALKGSLGATLKEVRPTVFLGVPRVWEKIYEKMMEVGKKTTGVKRSIATWAKSIGLEANERKQRQDFRKPFCFSIANAVVFKKIKTVLGFDRCRLFISAAAPISPDIVRYFHSLDITLTEIYGMSESSGPHTIGLEKAFKVGSCGRTPPGFYTKLHNPDKDGNGEICMGGRHVSMGYLQMEDKTHEAIDDDGWLHSGDIGKLDSDNFLFITGRLKELIITAGGENVAPVLIEDTLKSELPCLSNCMLIGDKRKFLSILLTMKTNMNMDSGEPLDALAPAAIEWCRSVGSRANTIQDVLAGPDVNIMRAIQDGIDRANKLAPSNAQRIQKWTILPKDFSIPGGELGPTMKTKRPQVVLKYSETIERFYES
- the LOC136827946 gene encoding long-chain-fatty-acid--CoA ligase ACSBG2-like isoform X4 is translated as MAPDPRGQEDSGTVGSIIAGHRISLNVHYDNDSQPVDKMGEGVTPLEERVASTGALSCESPLQLSSPEPVLSQSEPETEKVTHIDQVAVDDKGEIEQESLKSSVPSSSSFSEPRPDTPETTSAHSHSPECSPSAPSSQHFADSRPRTEMFKSPSKQAEYLNGPDQLIPSDAIKTWEPIGAVKLKIGDQGVSAHTPISVPTLLKKAADKYPHTNAMCVKRDGVWKGTTYKEYYDQVRTMAKAFIKLGLERFHGVCILGFNSPEWFISDLAAIFAGGFAAGIYTTNSAESCEHCAVNCEAQIWVVEDQKQLDKVLKIRESLPHLKTIIQYSGKPTVEGVISWAEAMAIGRQQPDTELDQRLCRIAVNQCCTLIYTSGTTGPPKGVMLSHDNLTWTAHANSINVDFHPGKEVLISFLPLSHVAAQMADIYTCMYAGGTCYFAQPDALKGSLGATLKEVRPTVFLGVPRVWEKIYEKMMEVGKKTTGVKRSIATWAKSIGLEANERKQRQDFRKPFCFSIANAVVFKKIKTVLGFDRCRLFISAAAPISPDIVRYFHSLDITLTEIYGMSESSGPHTIGLEKAFKVGSCGRTPPGFYTKLHNPDKDGNGEICMGGRHVSMGYLQMEDKTHEAIDDDGWLHSGDIGKLDSDNFLFITGRLKELIITAGGENVAPVLIEDTLKSELPCLSNCMLIGDKRKFLSILLTMKTNMNMDSGEPLDALAPAAIEWCRSVGSRANTIQDVLAGPDVNIMRAIQDGIDRANKLAPSNAQRIQKWTILPKDFSIPGGELGPTMKTKRPQVVLKYSETIERFYES
- the LOC136827946 gene encoding long-chain-fatty-acid--CoA ligase ACSBG2-like isoform X7; this translates as MKGEIEQESLKSSVPSSSSFSEPRPDTPETTSAHSHSPECSPSAPSSQHFADSRPRTEMFKSPSKQAEYLNGPDQLIPSDAIKTWEPIGAVKLKIGDQGVSAHTPISVPTLLKKAADKYPHTNAMCVKRDGVWKGTTYKEYYDQVRTMAKAFIKLGLERFHGVCILGFNSPEWFISDLAAIFAGGFAAGIYTTNSAESCEHCAVNCEAQIWVVEDQKQLDKVLKIRESLPHLKTIIQYSGKPTVEGVISWAEAMAIGRQQPDTELDQRLCRIAVNQCCTLIYTSGTTGPPKGVMLSHDNLTWTAHANSINVDFHPGKEVLISFLPLSHVAAQMADIYTCMYAGGTCYFAQPDALKGSLGATLKEVRPTVFLGVPRVWEKIYEKMMEVGKKTTGVKRSIATWAKSIGLEANERKQRQDFRKPFCFSIANAVVFKKIKTVLGFDRCRLFISAAAPISPDIVRYFHSLDITLTEIYGMSESSGPHTIGLEKAFKVGSCGRTPPGFYTKLHNPDKDGNGEICMGGRHVSMGYLQMEDKTHEAIDDDGWLHSGDIGKLDSDNFLFITGRLKELIITAGGENVAPVLIEDTLKSELPCLSNCMLIGDKRKFLSILLTMKTNMNMDSGEPLDALAPAAIEWCRSVGSRANTIQDVLAGPDVNIMRAIQDGIDRANKLAPSNAQRIQKWTILPKDFSIPGGELGPTMKTKRPQVVLKYSETIERFYES